The following are encoded together in the Tepidiforma bonchosmolovskayae genome:
- a CDS encoding trypsin-like serine peptidase: MRSTRSRSAALALLLPALGALLFTLAAPGASADSASADPGIELIEHSTEPLSPAEAEKLFERTLEELATGSAAYGVFPPDERYRVPDANLPLIRTISYVAIYVGNRYFGSCTGFMVTPVVMMTAAHCLYEQGRFFDRIVAVPGYNGETYGPFGVAASSKMVIPRGWAEGRGAAVPNPAIPDEYDWGIVVFENPPWGRALEPYPYLADAPDSFFARPDVQLFTAGYPGDKPDGMWWTTSREFFVTPTMLYTKMDVWHGQSGSPIYAIANDIGFIFSVVSSGNSDWNFSVRFTRGMLAALETYCRPFGCVLLTFTAPEGAGLGVTPTPTATPTRTPTPTPTRTTPPTFTPTATPTRAATPPPPPRPAPIRIPQLARD, encoded by the coding sequence ATGCGCAGCACGCGCTCCCGCTCGGCCGCCCTGGCGCTGCTCCTCCCGGCGCTCGGAGCGCTGCTGTTCACCCTGGCGGCGCCGGGCGCCAGCGCGGACAGCGCGTCAGCTGACCCGGGCATCGAACTCATCGAACACTCCACCGAGCCGCTTTCGCCGGCAGAGGCGGAGAAGCTCTTCGAGCGGACGCTCGAGGAGCTGGCGACTGGAAGCGCCGCGTACGGCGTCTTTCCGCCGGACGAGCGGTACCGCGTTCCCGATGCGAACCTGCCGCTCATCCGGACTATCAGCTATGTCGCAATCTACGTGGGAAACCGTTACTTCGGGAGCTGCACGGGATTCATGGTGACGCCCGTGGTCATGATGACCGCAGCGCACTGCCTGTACGAGCAGGGGCGATTCTTCGACCGCATCGTCGCGGTGCCGGGCTACAACGGGGAGACCTACGGGCCGTTTGGTGTGGCCGCCAGCTCCAAGATGGTCATCCCGCGGGGGTGGGCGGAGGGCCGGGGCGCCGCAGTGCCGAACCCCGCCATCCCTGACGAATACGACTGGGGCATCGTGGTCTTCGAAAACCCGCCCTGGGGGCGGGCGCTGGAGCCGTACCCGTACCTCGCTGACGCGCCCGATTCGTTCTTCGCCCGGCCGGATGTGCAGCTGTTCACCGCCGGCTACCCCGGCGACAAGCCCGACGGCATGTGGTGGACCACCTCGCGCGAGTTCTTCGTCACCCCGACGATGCTCTACACGAAGATGGACGTGTGGCATGGCCAGAGCGGCTCGCCCATCTACGCCATCGCCAACGACATCGGTTTCATCTTCAGCGTGGTCTCCTCCGGCAACAGCGACTGGAACTTCTCAGTGCGCTTTACCCGGGGAATGCTCGCCGCACTCGAAACCTACTGCCGGCCGTTCGGCTGCGTGCTGCTGACGTTCACGGCCCCCGAGGGCGCCGGGCTCGGCGTGACGCCTACCCCGACCGCGACGCCGACCCGGACCCCGACGCCCACCCCGACGCGGACGACTCCGCCCACCTTCACGCCGACGGCGACGCCCACGCGGGCGGCCACGCCGCCGCCTCCGCCGCGGCCGGCGCCGATCCGCATCCCGCAGCTGGCGCGCGATTGA
- a CDS encoding LysM peptidoglycan-binding domain-containing protein, which produces MTDTTCHYCERPATADCPTCGRLYCEEHGAEVCLRCMAPESAVPSAKVFRGSLALLALATLVTAFLLIRPPASESRGPLVRELPSPTPAVSATATPTPRGGAPTATPAPGRTATSAATAATTATAAISPTAAAATPTPGARIYVVKPGDTLFQIARDNGTTVEAIVAANPGLNPDTLAVGMELRLP; this is translated from the coding sequence GTGACCGACACGACCTGTCATTACTGCGAACGCCCGGCGACCGCCGACTGCCCGACCTGCGGCCGGCTCTACTGCGAGGAGCACGGCGCCGAGGTGTGCCTCCGGTGCATGGCGCCCGAATCGGCCGTGCCCTCGGCGAAGGTCTTCCGCGGGTCGCTGGCCCTGCTGGCGCTGGCCACGCTTGTGACGGCCTTCCTGCTCATCCGCCCGCCGGCGAGCGAAAGCCGCGGTCCGCTCGTGCGCGAACTGCCGAGCCCGACGCCGGCGGTCAGCGCAACCGCGACGCCGACGCCGCGCGGCGGCGCGCCGACGGCGACCCCTGCTCCCGGGCGCACCGCGACGTCCGCAGCCACAGCGGCGACCACGGCCACGGCGGCGATTTCGCCCACGGCGGCGGCGGCCACCCCCACCCCTGGGGCCCGCATCTACGTCGTGAAGCCCGGCGACACCCTCTTCCAGATTGCGCGCGACAACGGCACCACTGTCGAGGCGATCGTGGCGGCGAACCCGGGGCTGAACCCGGACACTCTCGCCGTCGGCATGGAGCTCCGGCTGCCGTGA
- a CDS encoding ATP-dependent Clp protease adaptor ClpS, translated as MSTPTTELDPAVLEKLLPPYRVILHNDDVNTMDHVVTALRRSVPSLTAEEATAIMLEAHHHGRAVVIECPKEAAEHYRARLESFGLTATIEPAASRG; from the coding sequence ATGTCGACACCGACCACGGAACTCGACCCTGCGGTCCTGGAAAAGCTGCTGCCGCCCTACCGCGTCATCCTCCACAACGATGACGTGAACACGATGGACCACGTGGTGACGGCGCTGCGGCGCTCGGTGCCGTCGCTCACGGCGGAGGAGGCGACGGCGATCATGCTCGAGGCGCACCACCACGGCCGGGCCGTCGTCATCGAATGCCCGAAAGAGGCCGCCGAACACTACCGGGCGCGGCTCGAGTCGTTCGGGCTGACCGCAACCATCGAGCCCGCCGCCAGCCGCGGTTGA
- a CDS encoding patatin-like phospholipase family protein: MRALVLGGGGTYGVVQAAYIQAAFELGFRPDLVIGTSVGSLNGAWVAMYPDDPEGLLEVWRGLGRIRVLRWNPVHLAARIARSPLALRDNDIVRGLIDAHVRDLRFEDARLQLAVVATNLTRGRKHLFREGPLAPAIAASTAIPGVFEPVEIGGDLFVDGCITASVDIASAIALGASEVLAIDLTPPPGTVAPPRTAIGVLAQSFRILTHATTDAMEAIARSAAAVRVVRPDLAGLSPWRLDVSEGLIQAQLARARSELTRVIDPWGRVVPEGRSHPGGSTRLAA; the protein is encoded by the coding sequence ATGCGCGCACTCGTCCTCGGGGGAGGCGGCACGTACGGCGTGGTCCAGGCCGCCTACATCCAGGCTGCGTTCGAACTCGGCTTCCGGCCCGACCTCGTCATCGGCACGAGCGTCGGTTCGCTGAACGGCGCCTGGGTGGCGATGTACCCGGACGACCCGGAGGGGCTGCTCGAAGTCTGGCGGGGGCTCGGCCGGATCCGGGTGCTGCGCTGGAACCCGGTCCACCTCGCGGCACGCATCGCGCGGAGCCCCCTCGCCCTGCGCGACAACGACATCGTGCGGGGGCTGATCGACGCCCACGTGCGCGACCTCCGCTTCGAGGATGCGCGCCTCCAGCTCGCAGTGGTGGCAACGAACCTGACGCGCGGGCGGAAGCACCTCTTCCGCGAAGGGCCGCTGGCGCCGGCGATCGCGGCCTCAACGGCGATCCCGGGAGTCTTCGAACCGGTGGAGATCGGCGGCGACCTGTTCGTCGACGGCTGCATCACGGCCTCGGTCGATATCGCCAGCGCGATTGCCCTCGGCGCCAGCGAGGTGCTGGCGATCGACCTGACGCCGCCGCCCGGGACGGTGGCGCCGCCGCGGACGGCTATCGGCGTGCTCGCGCAGTCGTTCCGCATCCTGACCCATGCCACGACCGATGCGATGGAGGCGATCGCACGGTCGGCGGCGGCGGTGCGGGTGGTGCGGCCGGACCTTGCGGGGCTGTCGCCGTGGCGGCTCGATGTGTCGGAGGGGCTCATCCAGGCGCAGCTGGCCCGGGCGCGGAGCGAGCTGACGCGCGTCATCGACCCCTGGGGGCGGGTGGTGCCTGAGGGGAGGTCCCACCCGGGCGGGAGCACGCGGCTGGCGGCATAG
- a CDS encoding alpha/beta hydrolase has product MARRLLLFAAATFAALALACSDRAPSNAGAGTAGPRHAALQWSNCGGRAECATLEVPLDWNAPAGETIDIAVIRYPARKPDQRIGVLMANPGGPGGSAIDFLRAWQSILAPEIRDRFDLVAFDPRGVGESTPILCHDRLQQLVAVDPDPDTEAEWQEAERVSKAFADDCAAAAGRLLPHVGTKNVARDMDALREALGEEQLTYVGYSYGTTLGAVYADLFPQRVRAFVLDGGTDQSLDYETLAVTQMVGFERALQAYLDDCAARRCMLARDGNPRTAIDRVLAAAEQAPIPAPGADRPAGPGEVQLGIISALYSTATWNQLTQALVRALAGDGTGLVQLTDQYLLRNPDGSYPNLIEANYAVNSVDSVCPKDPRAYRAMADRFAAIAPTFGRSAATSGLVCAYWAAPPDPLGVPRAAGSAPILVIATTNDPATPYEWGKALSEQLENGVLVTYRGNGHTIYAQGNACVDAVVNAYLLNLAVPSAGTTCGDGPPPPGQAAASQASPPTEAATPSPAARLATPTPPAAADPPAEGDTAGSGEPATWGYWVAGLLLLATAVAFAGIGIAQARRGRPPGP; this is encoded by the coding sequence ATGGCCCGACGCCTCCTCCTTTTCGCTGCCGCCACCTTCGCCGCCCTCGCGCTGGCCTGCTCCGACCGCGCACCCTCGAACGCCGGCGCCGGCACCGCCGGACCCCGCCACGCCGCGCTCCAGTGGTCGAACTGCGGCGGCCGCGCCGAGTGCGCCACCCTCGAGGTCCCGCTCGACTGGAACGCCCCCGCGGGCGAAACGATTGACATCGCCGTCATCCGCTACCCGGCGCGCAAGCCCGACCAGCGGATCGGCGTGCTGATGGCCAACCCCGGCGGCCCCGGCGGCTCCGCCATCGACTTCCTCCGCGCCTGGCAGAGCATCCTCGCCCCCGAGATCCGCGACCGCTTCGACCTCGTCGCCTTCGACCCCCGCGGCGTCGGCGAAAGCACCCCCATCCTCTGCCACGACCGCCTCCAGCAGCTCGTCGCCGTCGACCCCGACCCGGATACCGAGGCCGAATGGCAGGAGGCCGAGCGCGTCTCGAAGGCCTTCGCCGATGACTGCGCCGCAGCCGCGGGCCGGCTCCTGCCCCACGTCGGCACGAAGAACGTTGCCCGCGACATGGATGCCCTCCGCGAGGCGCTCGGCGAAGAGCAGCTCACCTACGTCGGCTACTCCTACGGCACCACCCTCGGCGCGGTCTACGCCGACCTCTTCCCCCAGCGCGTCCGCGCCTTTGTGCTCGACGGCGGCACCGACCAGTCGCTCGATTACGAAACGCTCGCTGTGACCCAGATGGTCGGCTTCGAGCGCGCCCTCCAGGCCTACCTCGATGACTGCGCCGCCCGGCGGTGCATGCTCGCCCGCGACGGCAACCCCCGCACCGCCATCGACCGCGTCCTCGCTGCTGCGGAGCAGGCGCCGATCCCCGCGCCCGGCGCCGACCGGCCCGCCGGACCCGGCGAGGTCCAGCTCGGCATCATCTCCGCCCTCTACAGCACCGCGACCTGGAACCAGCTCACCCAGGCGCTCGTCCGCGCACTCGCCGGCGACGGTACCGGCCTCGTCCAGCTCACCGACCAGTACCTGCTCCGCAACCCCGACGGCTCCTACCCGAACCTGATCGAAGCGAACTACGCCGTGAACTCGGTCGATTCGGTCTGCCCGAAGGACCCGCGCGCCTACCGGGCAATGGCCGACCGGTTCGCGGCGATTGCGCCTACCTTCGGCCGGTCGGCGGCCACGAGCGGGCTCGTGTGCGCCTACTGGGCTGCCCCGCCCGACCCGCTCGGCGTGCCCCGGGCCGCCGGCTCGGCGCCCATCCTCGTCATCGCCACGACCAACGACCCGGCGACGCCCTACGAGTGGGGGAAGGCCCTCAGCGAGCAGCTCGAGAACGGCGTGCTCGTGACCTACCGCGGCAACGGCCACACCATCTACGCCCAGGGCAACGCCTGCGTCGATGCCGTGGTCAACGCCTACCTGCTGAACCTGGCCGTTCCCTCGGCCGGCACCACCTGCGGCGACGGCCCGCCGCCGCCCGGGCAGGCCGCCGCCTCGCAGGCGTCGCCGCCGACCGAAGCCGCGACGCCGTCCCCCGCCGCGCGCCTCGCCACCCCGACGCCGCCCGCTGCCGCAGACCCGCCGGCCGAGGGCGATACGGCCGGCAGCGGCGAACCGGCGACCTGGGGCTACTGGGTCGCCGGCCTGCTCCTGCTGGCGACGGCTGTCGCCTTCGCCGGCATCGGCATCGCCCAGGCCCGGCGGGGGCGGCCGCCCGGCCCCTAA
- a CDS encoding MFS transporter — translation MADAAPGALAGRQTRPARIFYGWWIVAAGAALQALQAALLGQAYGAYVVLLRSEFGWSTTMLSAASSLREAESGILGPVHGTLLDRFGPRRVASAGVVLLGLGFMLFSRVQEPWQFYAAFLVMAVGASMCGFLTAAFSAVHWFERRRATAISLASAGFAVGGMCVPLTVLALESLGWRTTALLSGALVIAAGLPLAQLYRHHPHELGLEPDGVPPAPVRRAPGEPQPPPARRDFTLGEAVRTPAFWLISLGHASALFVVVAMSVHLVSHLRESQGYTLGQASSVVMALTFTFMVGNLTGGFLGDRVNKRALLVTCMAMHCTGLLLLSHAVNPWMVGGFVVIHGLAWGWRGPQMTAIRADYFGRAAFGKIMGVSNMVILSGTILGPLIAGFAYDRTGNYRLGFDILAFIALAGSVFFLLARRPAPLPSRSP, via the coding sequence GTGGCCGATGCCGCGCCCGGCGCCCTCGCAGGCCGGCAGACCCGCCCGGCCCGCATCTTCTACGGCTGGTGGATTGTCGCCGCCGGCGCGGCCCTGCAGGCCCTCCAGGCCGCCCTCCTCGGCCAGGCCTACGGCGCCTACGTCGTCCTCCTCCGCAGCGAATTCGGCTGGAGCACGACGATGCTCTCCGCCGCCTCCAGCCTCCGCGAGGCCGAAAGCGGCATCCTCGGCCCCGTCCACGGCACCCTGCTCGACCGGTTCGGACCGCGCAGGGTCGCCTCGGCCGGCGTCGTCCTCCTCGGCCTCGGCTTCATGCTCTTCAGCCGCGTGCAGGAACCGTGGCAGTTCTACGCCGCCTTCCTCGTCATGGCCGTCGGCGCGAGCATGTGCGGCTTCCTGACCGCCGCCTTCTCCGCCGTCCACTGGTTCGAACGCCGCCGTGCGACCGCGATTTCGCTCGCCTCGGCCGGGTTCGCCGTGGGCGGCATGTGTGTGCCCCTCACCGTCCTTGCCCTCGAAAGCCTCGGCTGGCGGACGACGGCGCTCCTCTCCGGGGCCCTGGTCATCGCGGCCGGGCTGCCGCTGGCGCAGCTCTACCGCCACCACCCCCACGAGCTCGGGCTCGAACCCGATGGCGTCCCGCCGGCCCCCGTCCGCCGCGCACCCGGGGAACCGCAGCCGCCGCCGGCCCGCCGCGATTTCACCCTCGGCGAAGCCGTCCGCACCCCGGCCTTCTGGCTGATTTCGCTCGGCCACGCCTCTGCGCTGTTCGTGGTCGTCGCGATGAGCGTGCACCTCGTCTCCCACCTCCGGGAGAGCCAGGGCTACACGCTCGGGCAGGCCTCCTCGGTCGTGATGGCGCTCACCTTCACGTTCATGGTCGGCAACCTCACGGGCGGCTTCCTCGGGGACCGGGTGAACAAGCGCGCCCTGCTGGTGACCTGCATGGCGATGCACTGCACCGGGCTGCTCCTCCTGTCGCATGCCGTCAACCCGTGGATGGTGGGCGGGTTTGTCGTCATCCACGGCCTTGCGTGGGGCTGGCGCGGCCCCCAGATGACCGCCATCCGGGCCGACTACTTCGGGCGGGCAGCCTTCGGGAAGATTATGGGCGTCTCGAACATGGTCATCCTGAGCGGCACGATCCTCGGGCCGCTCATCGCCGGCTTCGCCTACGACCGCACCGGCAACTACCGCCTCGGCTTCGATATCCTCGCCTTCATCGCCCTTGCCGGCTCGGTCTTCTTCCTCCTCGCCCGCCGTCCCGCCCCGCTGCCGTCCCGCAGCCCCTAG
- a CDS encoding alpha-L-fucosidase: MADWFATARFGMFIHWGHASQQGVELSWPMAGGNAALPTGAMTVAEYQASAATFDPRNRDFPALARLAKRCGMQYAVFTAKHHDGYAMFHTKTSEFGVAHSPVGADLVREYVEAFRAEGLRIGLYFSLCDWHHPGYPALTDEDRPYRFGRGRQPTPEGWARFLADMFEQVRELLTNYGPIDLLWFDGGWERTPEQWRAKELEALIRRLQPGILLNDRLPGAGDFATPEQFVPPQPPAGPWETCMTLNESWGYVPSDTRWKTPRQVVHTLCEVAGRGGNLLLNVSPRGDGTLPPEQTAILEEVAGWMARHGEAITGTEPGLEPWQFYGPATKRGNVTYLHLLMRPYDRVTVRGVPIDHVRRAWNVATGRELATSGRCAIVDRLLGRDPLGELTIEVPGEELDPLATVLAVEWE, encoded by the coding sequence ATGGCAGACTGGTTCGCGACGGCCCGCTTCGGCATGTTCATCCACTGGGGGCACGCGTCCCAGCAGGGAGTCGAGCTCTCGTGGCCGATGGCCGGGGGAAATGCGGCCCTGCCCACGGGCGCGATGACGGTAGCGGAGTACCAGGCCTCGGCGGCCACCTTCGACCCGCGCAACCGCGACTTCCCCGCCCTCGCCCGCCTCGCGAAGCGCTGCGGGATGCAGTACGCCGTCTTCACCGCGAAGCACCACGACGGCTACGCCATGTTCCACACGAAGACGAGCGAGTTCGGCGTGGCCCATTCGCCCGTGGGGGCCGACCTCGTCCGCGAGTATGTCGAGGCGTTCCGCGCCGAGGGGCTGCGCATCGGGCTCTACTTCTCGCTCTGCGACTGGCACCACCCCGGCTACCCGGCGCTCACCGACGAAGACCGGCCGTACCGGTTCGGGCGCGGCCGCCAGCCGACCCCGGAGGGCTGGGCGCGGTTCCTTGCCGACATGTTCGAGCAGGTGCGCGAGCTGCTGACGAACTACGGGCCGATCGACCTGCTCTGGTTCGACGGCGGCTGGGAGCGGACGCCGGAGCAGTGGCGGGCGAAGGAGCTTGAGGCGCTCATCCGGCGGCTGCAGCCCGGCATCCTGCTGAACGACCGGCTGCCCGGCGCCGGCGACTTCGCGACGCCGGAGCAGTTCGTGCCGCCGCAGCCGCCCGCGGGGCCGTGGGAGACCTGCATGACATTGAACGAGAGCTGGGGGTACGTCCCCTCCGATACCCGCTGGAAGACGCCGCGGCAGGTGGTGCACACCCTGTGCGAGGTGGCCGGGCGCGGCGGGAACCTGCTCCTGAACGTGAGCCCGCGGGGCGACGGTACGCTGCCGCCGGAGCAGACTGCCATCCTCGAGGAGGTGGCCGGCTGGATGGCCCGCCACGGCGAGGCGATCACCGGCACCGAACCGGGGCTGGAGCCGTGGCAGTTCTACGGCCCGGCGACGAAGCGGGGGAACGTGACCTACCTTCACCTCCTGATGCGGCCGTACGACCGCGTGACGGTGCGGGGCGTGCCGATCGACCACGTGCGCCGGGCGTGGAACGTGGCCACGGGCCGCGAACTGGCGACCTCCGGCCGGTGCGCAATCGTGGACCGGCTGCTGGGGCGCGACCCGCTGGGCGAGCTGACGATCGAGGTGCCGGGGGAAGAGCTGGACCCGCTGGCGACGGTGCTGGCGGTGGAGTGGGAGTAG
- the tmk gene encoding dTMP kinase, with protein sequence MSSGARGRFIVFEGGEGSGKSTAAAAVAARLEAAGRRVVLTREPGGTPAGEAIRALLHQRLSPWAELFAFLAARAELVSTVIRPALEGGATVLCDRFAPSTFAYQVHARGLDPVVVRTANRAATGGLEPDLVVYLDLDPAAGLARKAGEGAAIATGQEGLEFHRKVREGYLLQARDDPARWAVIDASLPAERVAELAVERVLRVLR encoded by the coding sequence GTGAGCAGCGGCGCGCGCGGCCGGTTCATCGTCTTCGAAGGGGGCGAAGGCTCGGGGAAGAGCACCGCGGCGGCGGCCGTGGCGGCGCGGCTGGAGGCGGCCGGCCGGCGGGTGGTGCTCACGCGGGAGCCGGGCGGCACCCCCGCCGGCGAGGCGATCCGGGCCCTGCTCCACCAGCGGCTGAGCCCGTGGGCCGAGCTGTTCGCCTTCCTCGCTGCCCGCGCCGAGCTGGTCAGCACAGTCATCCGCCCCGCGCTCGAGGGCGGCGCGACCGTTCTCTGCGACCGGTTCGCGCCGAGCACCTTCGCCTACCAGGTCCATGCCCGCGGCCTCGACCCGGTGGTCGTGCGGACCGCCAACCGCGCCGCCACCGGCGGGCTGGAGCCCGACCTCGTGGTCTACCTGGACCTCGACCCGGCGGCCGGGCTGGCCCGGAAGGCAGGCGAAGGAGCGGCCATCGCCACCGGCCAGGAGGGGCTCGAGTTCCACCGGAAGGTGCGCGAGGGGTACCTCCTCCAGGCGCGGGACGACCCGGCCCGGTGGGCCGTCATCGATGCCAGCCTGCCCGCGGAGCGAGTTGCGGAGCTCGCCGTGGAACGGGTGCTGCGGGTCCTCCGGTAG
- a CDS encoding R3H domain-containing nucleic acid-binding protein, whose amino-acid sequence MTHPSSSSTPLPSEQIVTDDLDLLLDALPPHISGPLRDAERRTDLLEVVMDLGRLPEARYPGREVVLSREEVTEADLQWVIARIGDFGDDNRAGIERTLHRISCIRNRRGKVIGLTCRVGRAVYGTIRVIEDLVLSGKNILLLGRPGVGKTTMLREVARVLADDANKRVIIVDTSNEIGGDGDVPHPAIGGSRRMQVATPSMQHAVMIEAVENHMPEVIVIDEIGTELEAQAARTIAERGVQLVGTAHGTSLENLMLNPTLADLIGGIQSVTLGDEEARRRGTQKSILERKAPPTFDIVVEIESWRRVSIHKNVAETVDAILRGYRAKPETRQLGPGGRIEIIDDSDREGGEFGMGAQGAGGARGGRPPTWEIGHRRNGGHIREYREPREPRAFEPAEPLEPEPAEDEEGTPFVTAAPRPASRITRLFPFGIPRGRLEQAARSVGANIELVDDPADADAVITLRNYYRNKPPALREAEERNLPLYVVKSSGVYQLEQALLQLRGDRGSTGRGPRRDPMVDIFRETEEAIAKVLEEGRPVELPPANSYVRRVQHQLANRYNLESRSSGKEPMRRVKILPLGTGTPFER is encoded by the coding sequence GTGACCCACCCGTCTTCTTCTTCAACGCCGCTGCCATCTGAACAGATCGTCACCGACGACCTCGACCTGCTGCTCGATGCGCTGCCGCCGCACATCTCCGGCCCGCTGCGCGACGCCGAGCGCCGCACCGACCTGCTCGAAGTGGTGATGGACCTCGGCCGCCTGCCCGAGGCGCGCTACCCCGGCCGCGAAGTCGTCCTCAGCCGCGAGGAGGTGACCGAGGCCGACCTCCAGTGGGTGATCGCCCGGATCGGCGACTTCGGCGATGACAACCGCGCCGGCATCGAGCGGACCCTCCACCGCATCTCCTGCATCCGCAACCGGCGGGGCAAGGTGATCGGCCTCACCTGCCGCGTGGGGCGCGCCGTCTACGGCACCATCCGCGTCATCGAAGACCTCGTGCTGAGCGGCAAGAACATCCTCCTCCTCGGCCGCCCGGGCGTCGGCAAGACGACGATGCTGCGCGAAGTGGCCCGCGTCCTCGCCGACGACGCGAACAAGCGGGTCATCATCGTCGACACCTCGAACGAAATCGGCGGCGACGGCGATGTGCCTCACCCGGCGATCGGGGGCTCGCGCCGGATGCAGGTCGCGACCCCGTCGATGCAGCACGCGGTGATGATTGAAGCCGTCGAGAACCACATGCCCGAAGTCATCGTCATCGACGAGATCGGCACCGAGCTGGAGGCGCAGGCGGCCCGGACGATCGCCGAGCGCGGCGTGCAGCTCGTCGGCACGGCCCACGGCACCTCGCTCGAGAACCTGATGCTGAACCCGACGCTGGCCGACCTGATCGGCGGCATCCAGTCGGTCACCCTCGGCGACGAAGAGGCCCGCCGCCGCGGCACGCAGAAGTCGATCCTCGAGCGGAAGGCGCCGCCGACCTTCGACATCGTGGTCGAGATCGAGAGCTGGCGGCGGGTGTCGATCCACAAGAACGTGGCGGAGACGGTCGATGCCATCCTCCGCGGCTACCGGGCGAAGCCGGAGACGCGCCAGCTCGGCCCGGGCGGCCGGATCGAGATCATCGATGATTCGGACCGCGAGGGCGGCGAATTCGGCATGGGCGCCCAGGGCGCCGGCGGCGCGCGCGGCGGGCGGCCGCCCACGTGGGAGATCGGCCACCGCCGGAACGGCGGCCACATCCGCGAGTACCGCGAACCGCGCGAGCCGCGCGCCTTCGAGCCGGCAGAGCCCCTCGAGCCGGAGCCTGCCGAGGACGAGGAGGGCACGCCGTTCGTGACGGCAGCCCCGCGGCCGGCGTCGCGGATTACGCGGCTCTTCCCGTTCGGCATCCCGCGGGGGCGGCTGGAGCAGGCCGCGCGCTCGGTGGGCGCCAACATCGAGCTGGTCGATGACCCGGCCGACGCCGATGCCGTCATCACGCTCCGCAACTACTACCGGAACAAGCCGCCGGCCCTGCGCGAGGCCGAAGAGCGGAACCTGCCGCTCTACGTGGTCAAGAGCAGCGGCGTCTACCAGCTCGAGCAGGCGCTCCTCCAGCTCCGGGGCGACCGCGGGAGCACGGGCCGCGGCCCGCGCCGCGACCCGATGGTCGATATCTTCCGCGAGACGGAGGAGGCGATCGCGAAGGTGCTGGAGGAGGGGCGGCCGGTGGAGCTGCCGCCGGCGAACAGCTACGTCCGGCGTGTGCAGCACCAGCTGGCGAACCGGTACAACCTCGAAAGCCGCAGCTCCGGCAAGGAGCCGATGCGCCGGGTGAAGATCCTGCCGCTCGGCACCGGGACGCCGTTCGAACGGTGA
- a CDS encoding GNAT family N-acetyltransferase: MSELAAEALSPIDAATLWPQLHRLDTEVVALRGSQNLLVSSGLAATGITRLPRVPRTAVVGLRRGLSYRGVAVARQLAGGAGWDVASVRIGRPKDDDAVAALLQGLAREVALRGGRVLYLRYAEGSPHAAALRRAGFFAYRLERLYAIRSARAKMAEGNPFRPAARADRAGIFRLYCRAVPEQVRRNEAPGLQEFRAVLDSFDCEHEFVADGDGALIGWAGIGEREAHLLLAEGGSLVEAALDTVEAHAPRHGALVVAEHQPGIEAAAQERGYPALGVRLMCARRLARAETLKEVVAVPAESFPVPQ; this comes from the coding sequence ATGAGCGAGCTGGCAGCCGAAGCCCTCAGCCCCATCGACGCGGCAACGCTCTGGCCGCAGCTGCACCGGCTCGACACCGAGGTGGTGGCGCTGCGCGGTTCGCAGAACCTGCTGGTTTCGAGCGGGCTGGCGGCGACGGGCATCACCCGGCTGCCGCGCGTGCCCCGGACGGCGGTCGTGGGGCTGCGCCGCGGGCTGAGCTACCGGGGCGTCGCGGTGGCGCGCCAGCTTGCCGGCGGCGCCGGCTGGGATGTCGCCTCGGTACGCATCGGCCGACCGAAGGACGACGATGCGGTGGCCGCGCTGCTGCAGGGGCTTGCGCGGGAGGTGGCGCTCCGCGGCGGGCGGGTGCTCTACCTGCGCTACGCCGAGGGGTCGCCCCACGCGGCGGCGCTCCGGCGGGCCGGCTTCTTCGCCTACCGGCTGGAGCGGCTGTACGCCATCCGCAGCGCGCGGGCAAAGATGGCGGAGGGCAACCCGTTCCGGCCGGCTGCCCGGGCCGACCGCGCCGGCATCTTCCGGCTGTACTGCCGGGCCGTGCCGGAGCAGGTCCGCCGGAACGAGGCGCCGGGCCTGCAGGAGTTCCGGGCCGTGCTCGATTCGTTCGATTGCGAGCACGAGTTCGTGGCCGATGGCGACGGCGCGCTCATCGGCTGGGCCGGGATCGGCGAGCGCGAGGCGCACCTCCTGCTCGCCGAGGGCGGCAGCCTCGTCGAGGCTGCGCTCGACACCGTGGAGGCCCATGCACCCCGCCACGGGGCGCTGGTGGTGGCCGAACACCAGCCCGGCATCGAAGCTGCCGCGCAGGAGCGCGGCTATCCGGCCCTCGGAGTGCGGCTCATGTGCGCTCGCCGCCTCGCGCGGGCCGAGACCCTCAAGGAGGTCGTAGCGGTCCCGGCGGAATCGTTCCCCGTGCCGCAATAA